Proteins encoded in a region of the Xiphophorus couchianus chromosome 11, X_couchianus-1.0, whole genome shotgun sequence genome:
- the rsf1b.1 gene encoding remodeling and spacing factor 1 isoform X3, which yields MAASAATASSPPGLCPNYAVVCSFLERYGALLDLPELTFPQLERYLQDTSSVPKLLVDLHVKLLRKIGKSVSADRWEKYLVKICQEFNTTWAWELEQNGYKELSMECKTDILKYLCEIQFDENVKFKTAINDEDPDKMRLQPIGRDKDGQMYWFQLDQDDNVRVYVEEQDDLDSASWKCIVRTRNDLAEVVALLKTQIDPELLKRDLELKSKTEGETDKDKGDTKGTDDTSDEDLKDKNEGTENLEVKPEAKLSLNGVIEAKLEPELVSETISAKAQSIKEEPMEAADSKLLPTDPTPPCAAVKGEEVKKSGSEEIQQTLKNDQQAKIPLKKRGMKFSEDFGEKNGTIMSQNPSVPESNPEQKVQRIKDQVNGEVLPPVDGEPEKQRSKDKPTENLPAGGNKSLRDDSTRTEEKKTKNRETYKPPQESTLACEDGDKSSNQEEEEKMDKSEPAEVKVRETDKANPDLTSAESEGKSSCVKMDTSESKKELSGGESDSSEAKDMKESIKTKDVDLAEEVSAEKDQAKDPVEKDQTIKDPVEKDQTIKDPLEKDQTIKDPVEKDQTIKDPLEKDQTIKDPVEKDQTIKDPVEKDQTIKDPLEKDQTIKDPVEKDQTIKDPVEKDQTIKDPLEKDQTIKDPVEKDQTIKDPVEKDQTIKDPLEKDQTIKDPVEKDQTIKDPVEKDQTIKDPVEKDQTIKDPLEKDQTIKDPVEKDQTIKDPVEKDQTIKDPLEKDQTIKDPLEKDQTIKDPLEKDQTIKDPLEKDQTMKDQTIKDPLEKDQMIKDLSEKVLVTKVSAEEDPTEKDSATKDSMEKDPVAKDPTIKELTTKDPPKKDTMTNDPVEKHQTKNFSAEKDSVEKDLVTKVPVEKDPAEKDSTKNVVSKDPTIKDLMAKNPVEMESAKTDQTTKTSAEKGPVAKDLTKDPTIKDHAERDSTKKDSVEIESATKDVLKKVSAEKEPAEKDPDAMKTDPVAKDLSEKDSTIEDPTVKDPSDKDPAQKSAEPKATIIQCADAKTDKPIITDISGERTEAPHVNKDKSESCATSRKSDDVEEVSSENQQDVKKDSNCKDGTICDSRPTGEESGDENNRTKMQTDEKNSKQKPCKQTDKPSSPAEKKKSPKETESKRKEEKVSLTAKDPPSENKKEISPDKGKEEDSQKSEITDEEAQKQNKTESSPTNSSKESESSKETEEKQTKGAAGDAPADCGRKPEQVRNGDGGSPPQGGARRRNKPPALRRRAELQREDRHGDSESDTNTGRCLRRSPRISRPTQKAVEVQEKKMEKPPPTTLPQDRDEDQDKKEEEEEEKADVKTVQKKPKEKKADQEGQPKPKGRKRRRTRWSNTRTRRKRKNSDDEDENSEESSSEEEESEEEDDSDEDYKVERNRKRRNRNRERRSSDSSTSSDDDLPPNDDPCKHCGLPNHPELILLCDSCDSGYHTACLRPPLMVIPDGEWFCPPCQHKQLCDKLEEQLQNLDASLKKKERAERRKERLIYVGISVENIITPSVEVEQEKPEIVIKEKKEAKRSKSWGRRSTRAKKTISYRFDEFDEAIEEAIEEDIKEAEGGGAGRGKDMANITGHRGKDISTILQAQEGKENGRPPRPNAAQRRKKRRRLNDLDSDSTVDEEESEEEFCLSESSEEEFVVSDNETEPETEAESNGSDRGGRRHASSWSRRPQKRRQSSRKRRRPKWYSDDEEDETDDEVEEDDIETERSSDYSDSDLDMSRRRSRRSHKKEVNYCETSGSEGSQAGTNRAKMKPRRCQESSDSDASFSRDSEDESKDLKVKRRVDSSEEDSRRRRLALKRRRASRDSDSDSDSDSDDSSEEDRPIRKRVNRIDSDDDDEEEEQQQEEKPKETKVEEEEKEDSKGTNSLDRRPAEKQPANGQSETKNLDGVAAPHLETPKTVSSTPAAAPNGLAGQEMAAQDEDEDDLLGVTDLVDYVCNNEQL from the exons TTCCAAAGCTGCTGGTTGATCTTCACGTCAAGTTGCTGAGGAAGATTGGGAAGTCGGTTTCTGCAGACAGATGGGAGAAATACCTCGTCAAG ataTGCCAGGAGTTCAACACAACCTGGGCGTGGGAACTGGAGCAGAACGGATACAAGGAGCTGTCCATGGAGTGCAAGACGGACATCCTGAAG TATTTATGCGAGATCCAGTTTGACGAGAACGTGAAGTTCAAAACCGCCATCAACGATGAAGATCCGGACAAAATGCGGCTGCAGCCGATTGGCCGGGACAAGGACGGGCAGATGTACTGGTTCCAGCTGGACCAGGACGACAACGTGCGGGTTTACGTGGAGGAGCAGGACGACCTGGACAGCGCGTCGTGGAAATGCATCGTCAG AACCAGAAATGACCTGGCTGAAGTTGTCGCTCTCCTAAAGACACAAATCGACCCCGAGCTGCTGAAGAGAGACCTGgaactgaaaagtaaaacagagGGGGAGACGGACAAAGACAAAG gCGACACAAAAGGGACTGACGATACGTCGGATGAAGacctgaaagacaaaaatgaaggGACAGAAAACTTGGAGGTGAAACCAGAAGCCAAACTGTCACTAAACGGCGTCATCGAAGCTAAACTGGAGCCAGAACTCGTTTCAGAAACCATCAGCGCGAAGGCTCAAAGCATCAAAGAAGAGCCGATGGAGGCGGCGGACTCCAAACTGCTTCCGACCGACCCGACGCCGCCCTGTGCCGCCGTAAAGGGAGAGGAGGTGAAGAAGAGCGGCTCGGAGGAGATCCAGCAAACCCTAAAAAATGACCAGCAGGCCAAAATCCCACTGAAGAAACGGGGAATGAAGTTCAGCGAGGACTTTGGTGAGAAAAACGGCACCATCATGTCACAAAATCCGTCTGTTCCTGAGTCAAATCCGGAGcagaaagtccagagaataaAAGATCAGGTGAACGGTGAAGTTCTGCCTCCAGTGGACGGAGAACCCGAGAAACAGAGGAGTAAAGACAAACCCACAGAAAACCTTCCTGCTGGCGGCAATAAATCACTCCGGGACGATTCGACaagaacagaagagaagaaaacaaaaaacagagaaacatacAAACCTCCCCAAGAATCAACGCTGGCGTGTGAAGATGGGGACAAATCATCCAatcaggaagaggaggagaaaatggaCAAATCCGAACCAGCAGAGGTCAAAGTGAGAGAAACAGATAAAGCAAATCCTGATCTTACATCTGCAGAGTCGGAGGGAAAGTCATCCTGCGTGAAAATGGACACATCCGAGTCGAAAAAAGAGTTGAGTGGTGGCGAGTCGGATTCATCTGAAGCGAAAGACATGAAGGAAAGCATCAAAACTAAAGATGTGGATCTTGCAGAGGAAGTTTCTGCAGAGAAAGATCAGGCAAAAGATCCCGTAGAGAAAGATCAGACGATAAAAGATCCTGTAGAGAAAGATCAGACGATAAAAGATCCTCTAGAGAAAGATCAGACGATAAAAGATCCTGTAGAGAAAGATCAGACGATAAAAGATCCTCTAGAGAAAGATCAGACGATAAAAGATCCTGTAGAGAAAGATCAGACGATAAAAGATCCTGTAGAGAAAGATCAGACGATAAAAGATCCTCTAGAGAAAGATCAGACGATAAAAGATCCTGTAGAGAAAGATCAGACGATAAAAGATCCTGTAGAGAAAGATCAGACGATAAAAGATCCTCTAGAGAAAGATCAGACGATAAAAGATCCTGTAGAGAAAGATCAGACGATAAAAGATCCTGTAGAGAAAGATCAGACGATAAAAGATCCTCTAGAGAAAGATCAGACGATAAAAGATCCCGTAGAGAAAGATCAGACGATAAAAGATCCTGTAGAGAAAGATCAGACGATAAAAGATCCTGTAGAGAAAGATCAGACGATAAAAGATCCTCTAGAGAAAGATCAGACGATAAAAGATCCCGTAGAGAAAGATCAGACGATAAAAGATCCCGTAGAGAAAGATCAGACGATAAAAGATCCTCTAGAGAAAGATCAGACGATAAAAGATCCTCTAGAGAAAGATCAGACGATAAAAGATCCTCTAGAGAAAGATCAGACGATAAAAGATCCTCTAGAGAAAGATCAAACGATGAAAGACCAGACGATAAAAGATCCTCTAGAGAAAGATCAGATGATAAAAGATCTGTCAGAAAAAGTTCTGGTGACAAAAGTTTCTGCAGAGGAGGATCCTACAGAGAAAGACTCTGCAACGAAAGATTCAATGGAAAAAGATCCTGTGGCAAAAGATCCAACAATAAAGGAGCTAACGACAAAGGATCCGCCAAAGAAAGATACAATGACAAATGATCCTGTAGAGAAACATCAGACAAAAAACTTCTCTGCAGA AAAAGATTCTGTTGAGAAAGATCTGGTGACAAAAGTTCCAGTGGAGAAAGATCCTGCAGAGAAGGACTCGACAAAAAATGTTGTGTCAAAAGATCCaacaataaaagatttaatggcAAAAAATCCTGTAGAGATGGAGTCTGCAAAGACGGATCAGACGACAAAAACGTCTGCAGAAAAGGGCCCTGTGGCGAAAGATTTGACAAAAGATCCAACAATAAAAGATCATGCAGAGAGAgattcaacaaaaaaagattctgTAGAAATAGAGTCTGCAACGAAGGATGTGCTGAAAAAAGTTTCTGCGGAGAAAGAGCCTGCAGAGAAGGATCCTGATGCAATGAAAACAGATCCTGTAGCGAAAGATCTGTCGGAGAAGGATTCAACAATAGAAGATCCTACGGTAAAGGATCCTTCAGATAAAGATCCTGCGCAGAAATCTGCTGAACCTAAAGCTACAATAATTCAGTGTGCGGatgcaaaaacagacaaaccaaTAATCACTGACATATCAGGAGAGAGAACAGAAGCACCTCATGTAAACAAGGACAAATCAGAGTCATGTGCAACCAGCAGGAAGAGCGACGACGTCGAAGAGGTGAGTTCAGAAAATCAGCAGGACGTAAAGAAAGATTCAAACTGCAAAGATGGTACGATATGCGACTCCAGGCCGACAGGAGAAGAATCGGGTGATGAAAACAATCGGACGAAGATGCAAACCGACGAGAAAAACTCCAAACAGAAACCCTGCAAACAGACAGATAAACCATCCAGTCCTGCCGAGAAGAAAAAATCCCCCAAAGAAACAGAATCTAAACGGAAAGAGGAGAAAGTGTCGTTGACAGCCAAGGACCCACCatcagaaaataagaaagaaatttCACCTGACAAAGGAAAGGAAGAGGACTcccaaaaaagtgaaataacgGATGAAGAAGctcagaagcaaaacaaaactgagtCGAGTCCAACAAATTCAAGCAAAGAATCCGAGTCGTCAAAAGAAAcggaggaaaaacaaaccaaaggagCAGCCGGTGACGCGCCTGCAGACTGCGGCAGGAAACCAGAACAGGTGCGGAACGGCGACGGAGGCTCTCCGCCACAAGGGGGCGCACGCCGACGAAACAAGCCACCGGCGCTCAGGAGGAGAGCCGAGCTGCAGAGGGAGGATCGCCACGGCGACTCGGAGTCGGACACAAACACGGGGCGGTGTCTGAGGCGGTCGCCGAGGATCTCCAGGCCAACGCAGAAGGCTGTGGAGGTTCAGGAGAAGAAGATGGAGAAACCCCCGCCCACTACTCTTCCTCAGGACCGTGATGAAGACCAAGAcaagaaagaagaggaggaagaggaaaaagcGGATGTGAAGACTGTTCAAAAGAAACCCAAAGAGAAAAAGGCTGATCAGGAGGGCCAGCCAAAACCCAAA gggAGAAAAAGACGGAGAACTCGGTGGTCCAACACTCGAACGCgcaggaaaaggaaaaactccGACGACGAGGACGAGAACAGCGAGGAGTCATCGAGCGAAGAGGAGGAGAGCGAGGAGGAGGACGACAGCGATGAAGACTACAAGGTCGAGCGAAACCGGAAGAGGAGGAACCGGAACCGGGAGAGGCGGAGCTCGGACTCTTCCACGTCTTCCGACGACGATCTACCTCCAAACGACGACCCCTGCAAACACTGTGGTCTTCCAAATCACCCTGAGCTG ATCTTGCTGTGCGACTCGTGTGACAGCGGCTACCACACCGCCTGCCTGCGGCCGCCTCTCATGGTCATCCCGGACGGAGAATGGTTCTGCCCGCCCTGTCAGCAC AAGCAGCTCTGCGACAAActggaggagcagctgcagaaccTCGACGCCTCGTTGAAGAAGAAGGAGCGGGCCGAGAGGAG GAAGGAACGGCTGATTTATGTGGGGATCAGCGTTGAGAACATCATCACGCCTTCT GTGGAGGTGGAGCAAGAAAAACCTGAGATCGTCATCAAGGAGAAGAAAGAAGCAAAGCGGAGTAAGAGCTGGGGCCGCAGATCGACGAGGGCCAAGAAAACCATCAGCTACAG ATTTGATGAATTTGACGAAGCAATCGAGGAGGCCATTGAGGAAGACATCAAAGAAGCAGAAGGCGGAG GAGCCGGTCGGGGTAAGGACATGGCCAACATCACGGGCCACAGAGGCAAGGACATCTCCACCATCCTGCAGGCGCAGGAAGGGAAGGAGAACGGCCGTCCGCCGCGACCCAACGCCGCCCAGCGCAGGAAGAAGCGCCGGCGACTCAACGACCTGGACAGCGACAGCACCGTGGACGAAGAGGAGAGCGAGGAAGAGTTTTGCCTCAGCGAAAG CTCGGAGGAAGAGTTTGTCGTGTCCGACAACGAGACGGAGCCGGAAACGGAGGCGGAGTCGAACGGCAGCGACCGCGGCGGGCGGCGCCACGCGTCGTCGTGGAGCAGGAGGCCGCAGAAACGCAGGCAGAGctccaggaagaggaggagaccCAAGTGGTACTCAGATGATGAAGAGGACGAGACAGATGATGAAGTGGAGGAGGACGACATTG AGACGGAACGGTCGAGTGACTACAGCGACAGCGACCTGGACATGAGTCGGCGGCGGTCCCGGCGGAGCCACAAGAAGGAGGTGAACTACTGCGAGACGTCGGGGTCCGAAGGCTCTCAGGCCGGAACCAACCGGGCCAAGATGAAACCCAGGCGGTGCCAGGAGAGCTCCGACAGCGACG cGAGTTTCTCCAGAGACTCTGAAGACGAGTCGAAGGACCTGAAGGTGAAGCGAAGAGTCGATTCCTCAGAAGAAGACTCCCGGCGCAGGCGGCTGGCGCTGAAACGCAGGCGAGCGTCTCGAGACTCGGACTCAGACTCGGACTCTGACTCAGACGACTCTTCAGAGGAGGATCGGCCCATACGAAAGCGGGTGAACCGCATCGACTCGGATGACgacgacgaggaggaggagcagcagcaggaggaaaagcCGAAGGAGACgaaggtggaggaggaagagaaggaagaTTCAAAGGGAACAAACTCGTTGGACCGCCGCCCGGCGGAGAAGCAGCCTGCAAACGGACAGAGCGAGACGAAGAACTTGGACGGCGTCGCCGCTCCACACCTGGAGACGCCTAAAACTGTGAGTTCCACACCAGCCGCCGCCCCAAACGGACTGGCAGGACAGGAAATGGCGGCGCAGGACGAGGACGAGGACGACCTGTTAGGAGTCACAGACTTGGTGGACTACGTCTGCAATAATGAACAATTgtaa